A window of Enoplosus armatus isolate fEnoArm2 chromosome 3, fEnoArm2.hap1, whole genome shotgun sequence contains these coding sequences:
- the zc3h11a gene encoding zinc finger CCCH domain-containing protein 11A isoform X1 produces the protein MTNNGDDCYFFYYSTCTKGDSCPFRHCEAAMGNETVCNLWQEGRCFRTVCKFRHMEITKNRKEIPCYWENQPAGCQKSHCAFFHERSRYIDGMLVPPDKSLSKNEEQPHEEPAPPPAAPLPTATNPQLRGVIKTETQEAVPSPTHPPVVINPADDDEDEDDQFSEEGEDGKVGPSPRKITKSDDTLNFGVSTLEEIRLRKALKASMKRAGYPIQSADTSANGEKENIQSLFRPSLFEARDGPLAFEKTGRSRGSMAERLGRKMPSTDVKSGEGVLLKRSLADRLGSVVDEEEPFMPPQKALKPIKERLGLPAQSVAPTQPAETNMESENAPEQIRIKTLEEIRQEKAAKTNGPSAAAPEVNITKTTATETTKGIRRAITVKEDSISHVKTFSEILQAKKRRQEEQQRQNPSSKKAKHAAEKVPGKSQGVSATTEPCPEARNAGGVKVKTLEEIRREKAARIQAQRALEGENKKSSDTEENTAAKNPRLLCIKKLAPQTGNVTTEKSAEVTERPLTTETGAANGNNVKVKTFEEIMREKRLRKQEIEEQAKGSAEAEPSQKPTAEGSLKRKVPARISLTSSGSSSPSSATLAPNTTLSTQKLPTPKTNPLKSKAAITSVPVKQSSPPLEAETESRSQSPGSSREVPDKDTKSSTTLSPAKLARAAPRAAETPTADKTVNNNQKKSPEHTPDTKVRPKLNVKPSVMKPAVQVKPGQKRRGAERSAVAAVKPLNSASTVLEEPQQETTCRERQVFPTSSAEAQLSAAVPRSPSTLMDSGSSSSPLREELQTVPVFKQSLSQETKPTVSIAAAREACTVPQSPVLKTPTQPKSRRQSTAASRTASASSAAASTSAVDDFEDLINEFTDDHLEEDVDPGIGEDDLLQELSEMIDS, from the exons ATGACCAACAATGGAGATGACTGCTACTTCTTTTACTATTCTACCTGCACTAAG GGAGACAGCTGCCCATTCAGACACTGTGAGGCAGCTATGGGCAATGAGACCGTCTGCAACCTCTGGCAGGAGGGACGCTGCTTCCGTACCGTCTGCAAGTTTCGCCACATGGAGATCACA AAAAACCGAAAGGAGATACCTTGTTATTGGGAGAACCAGCCAGCCGGCTGCCAGAAGTCACACTGTGCCTTCTTCCATGAAAGGTCCCGCTACATTGATGGCATGCTTGTCCCACCCGATAAAA GTCTAAGCAAGAATGAGGAGCAGCCACACGAGGAACCGGCTCCCCCGCCAGCTGCCCCTCTCCCCACTGCAACCAATCCGCAGCTCAGAGGCGTCATCAAGACAGAAACTCAGGAGGCAGTACCAagccccacccacccaccagtGGTGATCAATCCAGCAGACGATGACGAGGATGAAGATG ACCAGTTCTCAGAGGAGGGCGAGGATGGCAAGGTTGGCCCTTCTCCTAGAAAAATAACCAAATCAG ACGACACACTGAACTTTGGAGTTAGCACCCTTGAGGAGATCCGGCTGAGGAAGGCCCTGAAGGCCAGCATGAAGAGGGCGGGTTACCCCATCCAGAGTGCTGATACCTCGGCCaacggagagaaagaaaacatccagTCATTGTTTCGACCGTCCCTCTTCGAGGCGAGAGATG GACCACTTGCCTTTGAAAAAACTGGGAGGTCAAGAGGCAGCATGGCTGAAAGGCTTGGAAGGAAGATGCCCAGCACCG ATGTAAAAAGTGGAGAAGGTGTCTTGCTGAAAAGGAGTCTGGCTGATCGCCTTGGCAGCGTTGTGGATGAGGAAGAGCCATTCATGCCCCCTCAGAAAG CTTTGAAACCTATTAAGGAAAGACTTGGATTGCCTGCTCAGTCTGTTGCACCCACTCAACCAG CTGAGACCAACATGGAGTCAGAGAATGCTCCTGAGCAGATTCGCATCAAAACCCTGGAGGAGATCAGACAGGAGAAGGCTGCAAAGACAAATGGCCCTTCAGCCGCAGCTCCAGAAGTCAACATAACCAAAACCACCGCTACTGAAACCACCAAGGGTATCAGGCGGGCCATCACCGTCAAAGAAGACTCCATTAGCCACGTCAAAACGTTCTCTGAGATCCTCCAAGCCAAGAAGAGAAggcaggaagagcagcagaggcagaacCCCAGCTCTAAAAAGGCCAAGCACGCTGCTGAGAAAGTGCCAGGCAAGAGCCAGGGAGTGTCTGCCACGACTGAGCCTTGTCCTGAAGCTAGAAATGCGGGGGGGGTTAAAGTAAAGACCCTGGAGGAGATCCGCAGGGAGAAGGCGGCCAGGATTCAGGCTCAGCGGGCCCTGGAGGGCGAAAACAAGAAGAGCTCTGACACTGAGGAGAACACTGCTGCTAAGAATCCTCGCTTGCTGTGCATCAAGAAACTGGCTCCTCAAA CAGGGAACGTCACAACAGAGAAGAGTGCTGAAGTGACGGAAAGGCCACTGACAACTGAG ACCGGTGCTGCCAACGGGAACAATGTCAAGGTCAAGACCTTCGAGGAGATCATGCGGGAGAAGCGCCTTCGCAAGCAGGAAATAGAGGAGCAGGCCAAAGGCTCGGCTGAAGCTGAGCCTTCGCAGAAACCGACTGCCGAGGGAAGTCTGAAGAGGAAGGTTCCCGCTCGAATCAGTCTTACATCGTCAGGCTCTTCATCACCTTCCTCTGCCACTCTGGCCCCTAACACTACCCTCTCCACCCAAAAGCTCCCCACTCCTAAAACCAACCCCCTCAAATCCAAGGCTGCCATTACCTCAGTCCCTGTGAAGCAGAGCTCTCCTCCACTGGAGGCCGAGACCGAGTCCCGCTCACAGAGCCCCGGCAGCTCCAGGGAGGTCCcggacaaagacacaaagagctCCACCACGCTGTCACCAGCCAAGCTGGCCAGAGCAGCTCCTCGGGCTGCAGAGACCCCAACCGCTGATAAAACAGTGAACAACAATCAGAAGAAATCTCCAGAACACACTCCAGATACCAAAG TGAGGCCCAAACTGAATGTGAAGCCGTCTGTCATGAAGCCTGCAGTGCAGGTGAAGCCAGGCcagaagaggaggggagcagAGCGATCTGCCGTCGCTGCTGTTAAGCCTCTGAACAGTGCCTCCACAGTGCTGGAGGAGCCACAGCAGGAGACGAcatgcagagaaagacag GTTTTCCCGACCTCCAGTGCAGAGGCTCAGCTGAGCGCTGCTGTTCCCCGCAGTCCCAGCACTCTGATGGACTCGGGATCCAGCTCCAGCCCACTGAGAGAGGAGCTCCAGACTGTTCCCGTCTTCAAACAGAGTCTTAGCCAAGAAACCAAGCCGACTGTCAGCATTGCTGCGGCCAGAGAGGCCTGTACAGTCCCCCAAAG
- the zc3h11a gene encoding zinc finger CCCH domain-containing protein 11A isoform X2 produces the protein MTNNGDDCYFFYYSTCTKGDSCPFRHCEAAMGNETVCNLWQEGRCFRTVCKFRHMEITKNRKEIPCYWENQPAGCQKSHCAFFHERSRYIDGMLVPPDKSLSKNEEQPHEEPAPPPAAPLPTATNPQLRGVIKTETQEAVPSPTHPPVVINPADDDEDEDDQFSEEGEDGKVGPSPRKITKSDDTLNFGVSTLEEIRLRKALKASMKRAGYPIQSADTSANGEKENIQSLFRPSLFEARDGPLAFEKTGRSRGSMAERLGRKMPSTDVKSGEGVLLKRSLADRLGSVVDEEEPFMPPQKALKPIKERLGLPAQSVAPTQPAETNMESENAPEQIRIKTLEEIRQEKAAKTNGPSAAAPEVNITKTTATETTKGIRRAITVKEDSISHVKTFSEILQAKKRRQEEQQRQNPSSKKAKHAAEKVPGKSQGVSATTEPCPEARNAGGVKVKTLEEIRREKAARIQAQRALEGENKKSSDTEENTAAKNPRLLCIKKLAPQRNVTTEKSAEVTERPLTTETGAANGNNVKVKTFEEIMREKRLRKQEIEEQAKGSAEAEPSQKPTAEGSLKRKVPARISLTSSGSSSPSSATLAPNTTLSTQKLPTPKTNPLKSKAAITSVPVKQSSPPLEAETESRSQSPGSSREVPDKDTKSSTTLSPAKLARAAPRAAETPTADKTVNNNQKKSPEHTPDTKVRPKLNVKPSVMKPAVQVKPGQKRRGAERSAVAAVKPLNSASTVLEEPQQETTCRERQVFPTSSAEAQLSAAVPRSPSTLMDSGSSSSPLREELQTVPVFKQSLSQETKPTVSIAAAREACTVPQSPVLKTPTQPKSRRQSTAASRTASASSAAASTSAVDDFEDLINEFTDDHLEEDVDPGIGEDDLLQELSEMIDS, from the exons ATGACCAACAATGGAGATGACTGCTACTTCTTTTACTATTCTACCTGCACTAAG GGAGACAGCTGCCCATTCAGACACTGTGAGGCAGCTATGGGCAATGAGACCGTCTGCAACCTCTGGCAGGAGGGACGCTGCTTCCGTACCGTCTGCAAGTTTCGCCACATGGAGATCACA AAAAACCGAAAGGAGATACCTTGTTATTGGGAGAACCAGCCAGCCGGCTGCCAGAAGTCACACTGTGCCTTCTTCCATGAAAGGTCCCGCTACATTGATGGCATGCTTGTCCCACCCGATAAAA GTCTAAGCAAGAATGAGGAGCAGCCACACGAGGAACCGGCTCCCCCGCCAGCTGCCCCTCTCCCCACTGCAACCAATCCGCAGCTCAGAGGCGTCATCAAGACAGAAACTCAGGAGGCAGTACCAagccccacccacccaccagtGGTGATCAATCCAGCAGACGATGACGAGGATGAAGATG ACCAGTTCTCAGAGGAGGGCGAGGATGGCAAGGTTGGCCCTTCTCCTAGAAAAATAACCAAATCAG ACGACACACTGAACTTTGGAGTTAGCACCCTTGAGGAGATCCGGCTGAGGAAGGCCCTGAAGGCCAGCATGAAGAGGGCGGGTTACCCCATCCAGAGTGCTGATACCTCGGCCaacggagagaaagaaaacatccagTCATTGTTTCGACCGTCCCTCTTCGAGGCGAGAGATG GACCACTTGCCTTTGAAAAAACTGGGAGGTCAAGAGGCAGCATGGCTGAAAGGCTTGGAAGGAAGATGCCCAGCACCG ATGTAAAAAGTGGAGAAGGTGTCTTGCTGAAAAGGAGTCTGGCTGATCGCCTTGGCAGCGTTGTGGATGAGGAAGAGCCATTCATGCCCCCTCAGAAAG CTTTGAAACCTATTAAGGAAAGACTTGGATTGCCTGCTCAGTCTGTTGCACCCACTCAACCAG CTGAGACCAACATGGAGTCAGAGAATGCTCCTGAGCAGATTCGCATCAAAACCCTGGAGGAGATCAGACAGGAGAAGGCTGCAAAGACAAATGGCCCTTCAGCCGCAGCTCCAGAAGTCAACATAACCAAAACCACCGCTACTGAAACCACCAAGGGTATCAGGCGGGCCATCACCGTCAAAGAAGACTCCATTAGCCACGTCAAAACGTTCTCTGAGATCCTCCAAGCCAAGAAGAGAAggcaggaagagcagcagaggcagaacCCCAGCTCTAAAAAGGCCAAGCACGCTGCTGAGAAAGTGCCAGGCAAGAGCCAGGGAGTGTCTGCCACGACTGAGCCTTGTCCTGAAGCTAGAAATGCGGGGGGGGTTAAAGTAAAGACCCTGGAGGAGATCCGCAGGGAGAAGGCGGCCAGGATTCAGGCTCAGCGGGCCCTGGAGGGCGAAAACAAGAAGAGCTCTGACACTGAGGAGAACACTGCTGCTAAGAATCCTCGCTTGCTGTGCATCAAGAAACTGGCTCCTCAAA GGAACGTCACAACAGAGAAGAGTGCTGAAGTGACGGAAAGGCCACTGACAACTGAG ACCGGTGCTGCCAACGGGAACAATGTCAAGGTCAAGACCTTCGAGGAGATCATGCGGGAGAAGCGCCTTCGCAAGCAGGAAATAGAGGAGCAGGCCAAAGGCTCGGCTGAAGCTGAGCCTTCGCAGAAACCGACTGCCGAGGGAAGTCTGAAGAGGAAGGTTCCCGCTCGAATCAGTCTTACATCGTCAGGCTCTTCATCACCTTCCTCTGCCACTCTGGCCCCTAACACTACCCTCTCCACCCAAAAGCTCCCCACTCCTAAAACCAACCCCCTCAAATCCAAGGCTGCCATTACCTCAGTCCCTGTGAAGCAGAGCTCTCCTCCACTGGAGGCCGAGACCGAGTCCCGCTCACAGAGCCCCGGCAGCTCCAGGGAGGTCCcggacaaagacacaaagagctCCACCACGCTGTCACCAGCCAAGCTGGCCAGAGCAGCTCCTCGGGCTGCAGAGACCCCAACCGCTGATAAAACAGTGAACAACAATCAGAAGAAATCTCCAGAACACACTCCAGATACCAAAG TGAGGCCCAAACTGAATGTGAAGCCGTCTGTCATGAAGCCTGCAGTGCAGGTGAAGCCAGGCcagaagaggaggggagcagAGCGATCTGCCGTCGCTGCTGTTAAGCCTCTGAACAGTGCCTCCACAGTGCTGGAGGAGCCACAGCAGGAGACGAcatgcagagaaagacag GTTTTCCCGACCTCCAGTGCAGAGGCTCAGCTGAGCGCTGCTGTTCCCCGCAGTCCCAGCACTCTGATGGACTCGGGATCCAGCTCCAGCCCACTGAGAGAGGAGCTCCAGACTGTTCCCGTCTTCAAACAGAGTCTTAGCCAAGAAACCAAGCCGACTGTCAGCATTGCTGCGGCCAGAGAGGCCTGTACAGTCCCCCAAAG